A single window of Cervus canadensis isolate Bull #8, Minnesota chromosome 17, ASM1932006v1, whole genome shotgun sequence DNA harbors:
- the LOC122419794 gene encoding cAMP-regulated phosphoprotein 19 gives MSAEVPEAASAEEQKEMEDKVTSPEKAEEAKLKARYPHLGQKPGGSDFLRKRLQKGQKYFDSGDYNMAKAKMKNKQLPTATPDKTEVTGDHIPTPQDLPQRKPSLVASKLAG, from the coding sequence ATGTCTGCAGAAGTCCCCGAGGCAGCCTCCGCGGAGgagcagaaggaaatggaagataAAGTGACTAGCCCAGAGAAAGCTgaagaagcaaaattaaaagcaagGTATCCTCATCTGGGACAAAAGCCTGGAGGTTCCGATTTTTTAAGGAAACGATTGCAGAAAGGgcaaaaatattttgattctgGGGATTACAACATGGCTAAAGCAAAAATGAAGAACAAGCAACTTCCTACTGCAACCCCGGATAAGACAGAGGTCACTGGTGACCACATTCCCACTCCACAGGACCTTCCTCAACGGAAACCATCTCTTGTTGCTAGCAAACTGGCTGGCTGA